From the genome of Scytonema hofmannii PCC 7110, one region includes:
- a CDS encoding response regulator transcription factor, with protein sequence MRILLVEDEPGIAQFISQGLRETGYAVDIACDGKQGREYASSAEYDIIILDIMLPKIDGLKLLGEIRSQKIQTPVLLLTARDTVEDRVAGLDRGADDYLVKPFAFSELLARLRALQRRPPLQFNTILQVGDLTMDVVKREVHRAGRLIELSPLEFKLLEYLLRNSNSVVTRTQIGEHVWDFDFYSDSNIVDVYVGYLRRKINRGFDQPLLHTVRGVGYCLKSYSMS encoded by the coding sequence ATGCGGATTTTGCTAGTTGAAGATGAACCAGGGATCGCTCAATTTATCAGTCAAGGTCTAAGAGAAACAGGTTACGCTGTGGATATTGCTTGCGATGGTAAACAGGGTAGGGAATATGCCTCCTCTGCTGAGTACGATATTATCATCTTAGACATCATGCTACCCAAGATTGATGGGTTAAAGCTACTTGGAGAAATCCGGAGTCAAAAAATTCAAACTCCAGTTTTACTGCTGACAGCAAGGGATACTGTAGAAGATCGAGTGGCGGGATTAGATCGGGGCGCAGATGACTACTTAGTCAAACCTTTTGCGTTTTCAGAACTTCTTGCACGTTTGCGGGCTTTACAACGTCGCCCTCCACTACAATTTAATACTATTTTGCAAGTTGGCGATTTAACTATGGATGTCGTTAAAAGAGAAGTTCATCGTGCAGGGCGTTTGATTGAACTCAGCCCCTTAGAATTTAAACTTTTAGAATATTTGTTGCGGAACTCCAATTCAGTAGTCACCCGAACCCAGATAGGAGAACATGTTTGGGACTTTGATTTCTACAGCGATTCCAATATTGTTGATGTATACGTCGGTTATCTTAGACGGAAAATAAACCGAGGTTTTGACCAGCCACTACTCCATACAGTCAGAGGGGTAGGATATTGTCTGAAGTCTTATTCCATGAGTTAA
- a CDS encoding malic enzyme-like NAD(P)-binding protein, translated as MADLTPNSSFSVTIRVEIPNRIGMLATVTKAIATSGGNFGLIDLIEQTRAISIRDITVDAASTEHAETIVQAIKSLPDIKVLNVYDRTFNLHRGGKISIASRIPLKSVSDLAMAYTPGVGRICNAIAQNPEEVYNLTIKQNTVAIVTDGSAVLGLGNLGPAAALPVMEGKAMLFKEFAGIDAFPICLATQDTDKIIEAVKNIAPVFGGVNLEDIAAPRCFEIEAKLRQELDIPVFHDDQHGTAIVTLAALLNALKLVHKSIAEVRIVVNGAGAAGVACARLLRKAGAEKIWMCDSKGILSDNRTDLTEEKREFAVKAQGTLAGALQGADVFIGVSVPGVLTPEMVRSMAKDPIVFAMANPIPEIQPELVKDDVAVIATGRSDYPNQINNVLAFPGVFRGALDCRAATITTSMYLEAATAIASLVKPSDLDKEHIIPSVFDERVVTAVAGAVQRAARQEGIARS; from the coding sequence ATGGCAGACCTGACCCCTAATTCTAGTTTTAGCGTGACAATCCGGGTGGAAATCCCCAACCGCATTGGAATGTTGGCGACTGTAACCAAAGCGATCGCAACCAGTGGCGGTAACTTCGGTCTAATTGACCTCATAGAACAGACAAGAGCTATTTCGATTCGCGATATCACCGTCGATGCAGCGAGCACTGAGCATGCAGAGACAATTGTGCAAGCGATTAAATCTCTACCAGATATAAAGGTGTTGAATGTCTATGACCGCACTTTTAATTTGCATCGTGGTGGAAAAATTAGCATTGCCAGTAGAATTCCTCTCAAGAGCGTATCCGATTTAGCAATGGCTTACACGCCAGGAGTCGGGCGTATATGCAATGCTATTGCCCAAAATCCTGAAGAAGTTTACAATTTAACCATTAAACAAAATACTGTAGCTATTGTTACCGATGGGAGTGCCGTCTTGGGGTTGGGAAATCTCGGTCCGGCGGCGGCTTTGCCAGTTATGGAGGGCAAAGCTATGCTATTTAAGGAATTTGCAGGGATTGATGCTTTTCCCATTTGCTTGGCGACTCAAGATACTGACAAAATTATTGAGGCTGTCAAAAATATTGCTCCAGTATTTGGGGGAGTAAATTTAGAGGATATCGCCGCTCCTCGTTGTTTTGAAATTGAAGCCAAACTAAGACAGGAACTCGATATCCCTGTTTTTCACGATGACCAACACGGTACGGCGATCGTCACTTTAGCTGCGTTGTTGAACGCTTTAAAGCTAGTTCATAAATCCATCGCAGAGGTTCGCATCGTTGTCAACGGTGCAGGCGCAGCTGGCGTCGCTTGTGCTCGATTGCTCCGCAAAGCAGGAGCAGAAAAAATTTGGATGTGCGATTCCAAAGGTATTCTTTCTGACAATCGTACAGACCTCACAGAAGAAAAGCGCGAATTTGCCGTCAAAGCCCAAGGAACTTTGGCTGGTGCATTACAAGGTGCAGATGTCTTTATCGGCGTTAGCGTACCGGGAGTCTTAACACCAGAAATGGTGCGTTCTATGGCAAAAGATCCGATAGTGTTTGCAATGGCAAATCCAATTCCTGAAATTCAACCAGAATTAGTCAAAGATGATGTTGCTGTTATAGCAACAGGTCGCAGTGACTACCCAAATCAAATCAATAATGTTTTGGCTTTTCCTGGTGTTTTCCGAGGTGCTTTGGATTGCAGGGCAGCAACAATTACGACTAGTATGTACTTGGAAGCTGCAACTGCGATCGCATCTTTAGTTAAGCCTTCAGATCTTGACAAAGAACACATCATTCCTTCCGTGTTTGATGAACGTGTCGTGACAGCTGTTGCAGGTGCCGTGCAACGTGCTGCACGTCAAGAAGGTATTGCCAGAAGTTAA
- a CDS encoding creatininase family protein, with amino-acid sequence MLLHLSTWQEVEAYLQQSQGIILPIGSTEQHGPTGLIGTDAICAEAIARGVGESTHAIVGPTINVGMALHHTGFPGTISLRPSTMIQLVRDYTTSLAKAGFTKFYFINGHGGNIATLKAAFSETYAHLEDLQILNAHKVQCQIANWFMCSSVYKLAKELYGDQEGSHATPSEVAVTQYVYPEAIKQAPLSSEVGRGHKIYGATDFRQKYPDGRMGSNPALATPEHGQQFYELAVKELSQEYLEFLNN; translated from the coding sequence ATGCTGTTACATTTAAGTACTTGGCAAGAAGTAGAAGCATATCTACAGCAGTCTCAAGGTATTATTTTACCCATTGGATCTACGGAACAACACGGACCGACGGGACTGATTGGTACAGATGCAATTTGTGCAGAAGCGATCGCACGTGGTGTGGGAGAGTCAACTCACGCAATAGTGGGTCCAACGATAAACGTTGGCATGGCATTACATCATACAGGATTTCCCGGCACAATCAGTTTGCGTCCCAGTACGATGATTCAATTAGTGCGGGACTACACCACCTCTTTAGCGAAAGCTGGTTTTACCAAGTTTTATTTTATCAACGGGCATGGGGGTAACATTGCTACCCTCAAGGCAGCTTTTTCTGAAACCTACGCTCACTTGGAAGATTTACAGATTCTCAATGCCCATAAAGTGCAATGTCAAATTGCTAACTGGTTTATGTGTAGTTCTGTTTACAAGCTGGCAAAGGAATTATACGGAGACCAAGAAGGTTCTCATGCAACACCGAGTGAAGTGGCTGTAACTCAGTATGTTTATCCCGAAGCAATCAAACAAGCACCTCTTTCTTCAGAAGTTGGTAGGGGACATAAAATTTATGGTGCAACTGACTTTCGTCAAAAGTATCCAGATGGCAGGATGGGTTCAAATCCTGCCTTGGCAACGCCAGAACACGGTCAGCAGTTCTATGAATTAGCTGTCAAGGAACTGAGTCAGGAGTATCTGGAGTTTTTGAATAATTAA
- a CDS encoding sodium-dependent bicarbonate transport family permease: MDGSLVLSNILNPPVLFFFMGMLAVFLKSDLEIPQPLPKLFSLYLLLAIGFKGGHELAESGMNPEIAITIIAAIIMASIVPVYTFFILKLKLDNYNAAAIAATYGSISAVTFITASSFLEKLHIAYGGHMVAALAIMESPAIIVGLILVRVFGSKAQDGEKFSWGKVLQEAFLNGSVFLLVGSLLVGLLTGKQGMEKLHPFTHEIFYGALTFFLLDMGLVAARRIKDLGKTGSFLIAFSVFIPVANAILGVLVSKLLGLGAGDGLLFAVLCASASYIAVPAAMRLTVPEANPSLYVSMALALTFPFNIVVGIPLYLQLLHLVGV; encoded by the coding sequence ATGGATGGCAGTTTAGTCCTATCTAACATTCTTAATCCACCAGTTTTATTCTTTTTCATGGGAATGCTGGCGGTTTTTTTGAAATCTGACTTAGAAATTCCTCAACCTTTGCCCAAATTATTTTCTCTTTACTTACTTTTGGCAATTGGATTTAAGGGAGGACATGAACTAGCAGAAAGTGGGATGAACCCAGAAATAGCAATTACTATCATAGCTGCTATAATCATGGCTTCAATCGTCCCAGTATATACCTTCTTTATCCTGAAACTCAAGCTTGACAATTATAATGCAGCTGCGATCGCAGCCACCTATGGTTCCATTAGTGCAGTCACTTTTATTACAGCTAGCTCTTTCCTGGAAAAATTGCACATTGCCTACGGCGGGCATATGGTTGCAGCGTTAGCCATAATGGAATCTCCGGCTATTATTGTTGGCTTAATTCTCGTGAGAGTCTTCGGCAGCAAGGCACAAGACGGAGAAAAGTTTTCTTGGGGAAAAGTTCTACAAGAGGCTTTTTTAAATGGATCTGTTTTTCTACTAGTTGGCAGTCTGCTAGTTGGATTACTTACGGGAAAACAGGGTATGGAGAAGTTACACCCGTTTACTCATGAAATTTTTTACGGCGCACTGACTTTCTTTTTACTCGACATGGGATTAGTCGCAGCTAGAAGAATTAAAGACTTGGGTAAAACGGGTTCTTTCTTGATAGCATTTTCCGTTTTCATTCCAGTTGCGAATGCAATCTTGGGAGTTTTAGTATCAAAACTTCTCGGGTTGGGAGCAGGGGATGGTCTATTGTTTGCAGTTTTATGTGCAAGTGCTTCTTATATTGCTGTTCCTGCAGCTATGAGATTAACAGTTCCCGAAGCTAATCCCAGTCTCTATGTTTCTATGGCTCTCGCTTTAACATTTCCCTTCAATATTGTTGTCGGAATTCCTCTCTACTTACAACTTCTGCATCTGGTTGGGGTGTAA
- a CDS encoding RNA-guided endonuclease InsQ/TnpB family protein, whose protein sequence is MSSVPNSMDSGNTNRKSKKIQIYPETNLKIVYRKWLAACCWCYNQAIAYQRDCFVNGEKQPTKFQLRETLLKSCPDWISESPYSPREESIFDAKVAFSKTKDKANPRFRSCRDPVKSFRICAKYWGAFYFGKGKDKQIAGFTHYASSKAFINGESIAIKSLQINPSEPLCEEMPSEFTILLDKGKWFICFAIPLLIKDNSLTNCIGLDPGVRTFLTGFDGGQLLEIGNGSISKIAVLCQRLDKLQSQIAKAKGSINKRLRWKLRRQSEVLRTRIRNLTNEIHNKASVFLTKNYKHIFLPTFETSQMVVKKKRKLTSKTARNMLTWSHYRFKQTLKFHALKRNCVVHDVTEEYTSKTCSKCGHIHEKLGGNKKFVCPNCNHEIPRDWNGAINIFIKSINDLVNALTTVEAGEDTPQYTVEFGTSY, encoded by the coding sequence ATGTCTTCAGTTCCAAACTCTATGGACTCAGGAAATACAAACAGAAAATCAAAGAAGATCCAGATTTACCCGGAAACCAATCTCAAAATAGTTTATAGAAAATGGTTGGCTGCTTGTTGCTGGTGCTATAACCAAGCTATTGCTTACCAAAGAGATTGTTTTGTAAATGGAGAAAAACAACCGACTAAATTTCAGTTACGAGAAACTCTTTTAAAATCTTGTCCTGATTGGATATCAGAAAGCCCATATTCACCAAGAGAAGAATCGATTTTTGATGCTAAAGTAGCTTTCTCAAAAACTAAAGACAAGGCAAATCCTAGATTTAGATCGTGTAGAGACCCTGTAAAAAGTTTCCGAATTTGTGCTAAATATTGGGGCGCTTTTTATTTTGGTAAAGGTAAAGATAAGCAAATTGCGGGTTTTACTCATTACGCAAGCAGCAAGGCGTTTATAAACGGTGAAAGCATTGCTATAAAAAGCTTGCAGATAAATCCCTCAGAGCCTTTGTGTGAGGAAATGCCATCAGAATTTACTATCTTGCTTGATAAAGGTAAGTGGTTTATCTGTTTTGCAATTCCGCTCTTAATTAAAGACAACAGCTTAACTAACTGCATTGGTTTAGATCCTGGTGTTAGAACTTTTTTAACGGGGTTTGACGGTGGACAATTACTAGAAATAGGCAACGGTTCTATTTCTAAAATAGCTGTTTTGTGTCAAAGATTGGACAAGCTGCAATCTCAAATTGCCAAAGCTAAAGGTAGTATTAACAAAAGATTGAGGTGGAAACTAAGAAGACAGTCAGAGGTGTTAAGAACTAGGATCAGAAACCTTACTAACGAGATTCATAACAAAGCTTCAGTCTTCTTAACCAAAAATTACAAACACATTTTCTTGCCAACCTTTGAAACCTCTCAAATGGTTGTTAAGAAGAAACGTAAGCTAACCTCTAAAACAGCTAGAAATATGCTTACATGGTCGCACTATAGGTTTAAACAAACTCTCAAGTTTCACGCCTTAAAACGGAATTGCGTTGTGCATGATGTAACAGAAGAATACACAAGCAAAACCTGCTCAAAGTGCGGACATATTCATGAAAAGTTAGGAGGAAACAAAAAATTTGTTTGTCCTAATTGTAATCATGAAATACCAAGAGATTGGAATGGTGCCATTAATATTTTCATCAAATCAATTAATGATTTGGTAAATGCCTTGACTACGGTTGAGGCTGGGGAGGATACACCCCAATACACGGTAGAATTTGGTACTAGTTACTAG
- a CDS encoding alkaline phosphatase D family protein, translating to MRRSSFEHYLSAKIKRRNLLIGAGGFLGFTIASQWSHKVLAQPKFSAYPFTLGVASGDPLPDGVVLWTRLAPDPINGGGMPQENILVRWQLAADENMKKVVQKGFAVASPELAHSVHVDVQGLEPDRVYWYQFKVGNELSPIGRTRTAPALRTPVSQLNFAFASCQEYQSGFYTAYKFMAEEDLNFVVHLGDYLYEGGISTSPTRVREHNSPEIITLEDYRNRYALYKSDADLQASHAAFPWIVTWDDHEVDNNWAGFVPEDPDRQSPEQFLLRRRAAFQAYYEHMPLRLKSFPTSDDLRLYRRFAFGDLAYFHVLDTRQYRSDQVCLQTFPSAPDCPDRLDPSLTMTGKEQEEWLFKGLARSPARWNVLAQQIWFGQIDYQPGTEKAFNMDQWDGYPAARQRILDFIENRRPSNPVIITGDWHSFCVQDIKKDFNDPISETLATEFAGTSISSLCPWAPNVQANLSENPHVKFFNGDVRGYISCQITRNTWRSDYRVVSTTANRDAATIRNIASFIVTSGQPGAQKI from the coding sequence GTGCGCCGTTCAAGTTTTGAGCATTATTTGTCAGCAAAAATCAAACGCAGAAACCTGTTGATTGGTGCTGGTGGTTTCTTAGGTTTTACAATAGCTAGCCAATGGTCACACAAAGTCCTAGCTCAACCAAAATTTTCTGCTTATCCTTTCACTCTTGGTGTTGCCTCTGGAGATCCATTACCAGATGGAGTTGTTTTGTGGACGCGTTTAGCACCTGACCCGATTAACGGCGGTGGTATGCCACAGGAAAATATTCTTGTACGGTGGCAATTGGCAGCTGATGAGAATATGAAAAAAGTGGTGCAGAAGGGATTTGCTGTAGCAAGTCCAGAACTAGCTCACTCCGTACACGTTGATGTTCAAGGCTTAGAACCAGATAGGGTATATTGGTATCAATTTAAGGTCGGAAATGAACTTAGCCCTATCGGACGCACTCGTACTGCACCTGCTTTAAGAACACCTGTTAGCCAATTGAATTTTGCGTTTGCTTCTTGTCAGGAATACCAAAGTGGTTTTTATACAGCCTATAAATTTATGGCTGAAGAAGATTTAAACTTTGTTGTTCATTTGGGCGATTATCTTTACGAAGGCGGAATTAGCACCAGCCCTACAAGGGTACGCGAGCACAATAGTCCAGAAATTATTACTTTGGAGGACTACCGCAACCGCTATGCCTTGTATAAGAGCGATGCTGATTTACAGGCATCTCATGCAGCGTTCCCTTGGATTGTAACGTGGGATGACCACGAGGTAGATAATAACTGGGCAGGTTTTGTCCCAGAAGACCCAGATAGACAGTCTCCAGAACAGTTTCTCCTGCGTCGTAGAGCGGCTTTCCAGGCATACTACGAGCATATGCCCTTGCGCTTGAAATCATTTCCAACAAGTGACGATCTTAGACTTTATCGGCGGTTTGCATTTGGTGACTTAGCTTATTTCCATGTTCTTGATACTCGCCAATATCGTTCAGATCAAGTCTGCTTGCAAACTTTTCCCTCTGCACCAGATTGTCCGGATAGACTCGATCCTTCTCTGACAATGACTGGCAAAGAACAAGAAGAATGGTTGTTTAAAGGATTGGCGCGATCGCCCGCTCGTTGGAATGTTCTAGCTCAACAAATCTGGTTTGGACAAATTGATTATCAACCAGGAACAGAAAAAGCATTTAATATGGATCAATGGGATGGTTATCCTGCTGCAAGACAAAGAATTCTAGACTTTATAGAAAACCGTCGTCCATCCAATCCTGTTATTATCACAGGTGACTGGCACTCTTTCTGCGTTCAAGATATCAAGAAAGATTTTAATGACCCAATTTCTGAAACCTTAGCAACTGAATTTGCTGGTACATCAATTAGTTCTCTTTGTCCTTGGGCTCCAAACGTCCAAGCAAACTTGTCAGAAAACCCGCACGTCAAGTTTTTTAACGGTGATGTTCGCGGTTATATCAGCTGTCAAATTACACGCAATACTTGGCGGAGTGATTATCGAGTTGTTTCCACAACTGCTAACCGAGATGCTGCTACTATTCGCAACATTGCTTCGTTTATCGTTACAAGTGGACAACCGGGCGCTCAGAAAATTTAA
- a CDS encoding IS607 family transposase: MTRYVTPREAMQILQVSEKTLRDWDKAGRISTIRTPAGHRRYDIDSVLDPKNTKQRKTVLYCRVSSHKQRDDLNRQADYLQSLFPSGVVIKEIGSGLNYKRKGLQTLLGQILSGDVEQVVCSDFDRLARFGIEIIDYICKQNNTKLVVLNRIDLSGEREFVEDILAIIHVFSSKLYGLRKYKQKIKEDPDLPGNQSQNSL, encoded by the coding sequence ATGACAAGATATGTTACACCGCGAGAAGCGATGCAAATCCTCCAAGTCTCAGAAAAAACCCTTAGAGACTGGGACAAAGCCGGAAGAATCAGTACAATTAGAACTCCTGCTGGGCATAGAAGATACGACATCGACAGCGTTCTTGACCCAAAAAATACAAAGCAACGAAAAACCGTTCTCTATTGTAGAGTTAGCTCCCACAAACAAAGAGACGACCTCAACAGACAAGCAGACTACCTACAATCTCTCTTCCCAAGTGGGGTTGTCATCAAAGAAATTGGTTCGGGACTCAACTACAAGCGGAAAGGTCTACAAACCCTTTTGGGGCAAATTCTGTCTGGAGATGTCGAACAGGTTGTATGCAGCGATTTCGATAGATTGGCAAGATTTGGAATCGAAATCATTGACTATATCTGTAAGCAAAACAATACAAAACTCGTGGTTCTCAACCGCATTGATTTGTCTGGTGAAAGAGAATTTGTCGAAGACATCTTGGCAATTATTCATGTCTTCAGTTCCAAACTCTATGGACTCAGGAAATACAAACAGAAAATCAAAGAAGATCCAGATTTACCCGGAAACCAATCTCAAAATAGTTTATAG
- a CDS encoding sensor histidine kinase: MFFLQFNKSTIKTRLTAWYILLLGCTLILFGTCLHIQLENSLLDQLDTALQVTATETFAELVEQDGHPAFKITNQSETITRQLANAGFAVWLVSPKGEIWDGIGSYQLVPPLVEIKTGYTNVTTHNTIWRVYTQPLPLSPTIGWLQVAQSLEPISEATEHLLILMLFSCPLILLVAGFGGLFLAERALRPIDRIIHTAQAIGPNDFTQRIGDRGSTDEVGRLAITIDKMLDRLQAAFEHERRFTADVSHELRTPLTVIKGRLGVTLSRSRSVEEYESTLQELQQEVNRLIRLTNRLLFLTRLEQSESDYQFSLSNVDLSDLLEILIEQIQPMAEIKNITISMSIEPSLHVVGNADHLTRLFLNLLDNAIKYTDSEGQVTVKAQGEKGHVKVIFTNTGKGIKAEHLPHLFERFYRAESDRSRDTGGSGLGLAISHEIVRLHRGTIHVTSQPDQLTNFTVKLPF, encoded by the coding sequence ATGTTTTTTTTGCAATTTAATAAAAGTACTATCAAGACGCGTTTAACAGCATGGTACATACTACTTTTGGGGTGTACTCTAATACTTTTTGGTACCTGCTTACATATTCAATTAGAAAATAGCCTACTAGATCAATTAGATACAGCTTTGCAAGTCACTGCAACTGAAACCTTCGCCGAGTTGGTTGAGCAGGATGGTCATCCTGCTTTTAAGATCACAAACCAGTCAGAAACGATCACCCGTCAACTAGCTAATGCTGGCTTTGCTGTATGGTTAGTGTCTCCCAAAGGTGAAATATGGGATGGTATTGGTAGTTATCAACTTGTACCACCGCTTGTGGAAATAAAAACGGGTTACACTAACGTCACCACACACAATACAATTTGGCGAGTTTACACTCAACCATTACCTTTATCTCCAACCATCGGTTGGTTGCAAGTTGCTCAATCCCTTGAACCAATTTCTGAAGCAACAGAACATCTGCTGATTTTGATGCTTTTTAGTTGTCCTCTGATTCTTTTAGTTGCAGGATTTGGGGGATTATTTTTGGCTGAACGGGCGTTACGTCCCATCGATCGCATTATCCACACCGCACAAGCTATTGGTCCCAATGATTTTACCCAACGCATTGGCGATCGAGGTTCAACAGATGAAGTAGGACGATTAGCTATCACTATAGATAAGATGTTAGATCGCCTGCAAGCAGCATTTGAGCATGAACGAAGATTTACGGCGGATGTATCTCACGAGTTACGCACACCGCTGACAGTGATTAAAGGACGACTTGGTGTCACTTTAAGTCGATCTCGCAGTGTAGAAGAATACGAGAGTACGCTACAAGAATTGCAACAGGAAGTGAATCGCTTGATTCGCCTGACTAATAGGTTGCTTTTCCTAACTCGTTTGGAGCAAAGCGAATCCGACTACCAATTTAGCTTGAGTAATGTTGACTTGAGTGATTTATTAGAAATCCTTATAGAGCAAATTCAGCCTATGGCAGAAATTAAGAATATTACGATAAGCATGAGTATAGAGCCTTCACTTCACGTTGTTGGCAACGCCGACCACTTAACCCGCCTATTTTTAAATTTACTGGATAATGCCATCAAGTATACGGACAGTGAAGGTCAAGTTACGGTAAAAGCACAGGGGGAAAAAGGACATGTTAAAGTGATTTTCACTAATACGGGTAAAGGAATTAAAGCCGAACATTTACCCCATCTCTTTGAGCGTTTCTACCGCGCAGAGAGCGATCGTTCCCGCGATACAGGAGGATCGGGATTGGGACTGGCGATCTCCCATGAAATTGTTCGCTTGCATCGGGGTACCATCCACGTCACGAGTCAGCCCGATCAACTCACAAATTTTACAGTAAAATTGCCCTTTTAA
- a CDS encoding cupin domain-containing protein encodes MEIKIEHQPSQERLQELDVFQWSIWTKEVSTFPWTYDDQETCYFLEGDVVVTPDGGQPVQMGKGDLVTFPAGMSCRWDIRSDVKKHYCFD; translated from the coding sequence ATGGAAATCAAGATAGAGCACCAGCCCAGCCAAGAACGCCTCCAGGAGTTAGATGTCTTCCAATGGTCAATTTGGACTAAGGAAGTCTCGACATTTCCTTGGACTTACGACGACCAAGAAACTTGTTATTTTTTAGAAGGGGATGTCGTTGTGACTCCTGATGGCGGTCAGCCAGTGCAAATGGGCAAAGGAGATTTAGTCACTTTTCCGGCTGGAATGTCCTGCAGGTGGGACATTAGAAGCGATGTGAAAAAACATTATTGTTTTGATTAG
- a CDS encoding alkaline phosphatase D family protein, with amino-acid sequence MKHLHIERLLSTPLKRRNLLIGGGFLTGLALTTQWTNKVNAQAKFSNYPFSLGVASGEPYPKSVVIWTRLAPDPLNGGGMPSENIPVQWQVATDEKMTKVVRSGTTYAIPELGHSVHVVVEGLQPARWYWYQFKAGNEISPVGRTRTAPTLGQKIERFRFAFASCQNWEDGYYAAYKHMAKEELDLVVHLGDYIYEGAANPTRIRQHNGPEPITVEEYRNRHALYKTDENLQSVHAAFPWAVTWDDHEVDNNWADEIPQDPQLQSREQFLARRAAAFQAYYEHMPLRPLSKPEGIDLQLYRRLTFGDLVEFNVLDTRQYRTDQPCDDGIKPRCEGALDPSATLTGSKQEKWLFNGLDRSKARWNVLAQQIVFTQHDWTAGEESAFNIDAWDGYVANRQRILDFFYQRRPSNPVVITGDTHSSWVSDLLADFNNPHSQVVGTEFVGTSITSGFGASDRIEAALPESPWVKYFNGRQRGYVRCDLTRERWRSDYRLLPQSVPNEPNVPDPNAPITTTVSFELPNQGTVRQV; translated from the coding sequence ATGAAGCACTTGCATATCGAACGATTGCTATCAACTCCGTTGAAGCGTCGTAACCTTTTAATTGGTGGTGGATTCTTAACAGGTTTAGCACTGACAACCCAGTGGACAAACAAAGTCAATGCTCAAGCCAAATTTTCTAACTATCCCTTTAGTCTTGGTGTCGCATCAGGAGAACCCTATCCCAAAAGTGTTGTTATTTGGACGCGGTTGGCTCCAGATCCACTCAACGGAGGCGGAATGCCATCAGAAAATATTCCCGTACAATGGCAAGTTGCTACTGATGAGAAAATGACAAAGGTTGTGCGGAGTGGTACAACTTATGCAATTCCCGAATTAGGACACTCAGTACACGTTGTTGTCGAAGGATTGCAACCTGCTCGATGGTATTGGTATCAGTTTAAAGCAGGGAATGAAATTAGCCCTGTTGGACGTACTCGCACAGCTCCTACTCTTGGGCAAAAAATAGAACGATTCCGCTTTGCATTTGCTTCTTGTCAGAATTGGGAAGATGGTTACTATGCAGCCTATAAGCATATGGCAAAAGAGGAACTCGATCTCGTCGTTCATCTTGGCGATTATATATACGAAGGAGCGGCAAATCCCACTCGTATCAGACAGCATAACGGACCAGAACCCATTACGGTTGAAGAGTATCGCAACCGTCACGCCTTATATAAAACTGACGAAAACTTACAATCCGTTCACGCAGCTTTCCCCTGGGCTGTGACATGGGATGACCATGAAGTCGATAACAATTGGGCAGATGAAATTCCTCAAGACCCACAATTACAGTCAAGAGAACAGTTTCTTGCACGACGTGCTGCTGCTTTCCAAGCTTATTACGAACATATGCCACTACGTCCGTTGTCAAAACCAGAAGGTATCGATCTGCAACTTTATCGGCGTCTCACTTTTGGTGACTTGGTAGAATTTAACGTGCTAGATACTCGCCAGTATCGTACCGATCAGCCTTGTGATGATGGTATTAAACCCCGATGTGAAGGGGCTTTAGACCCATCTGCCACTTTGACTGGTTCCAAACAGGAGAAATGGCTGTTTAATGGTCTCGATCGCTCCAAGGCTCGTTGGAATGTCCTCGCTCAACAGATAGTCTTCACCCAACATGATTGGACTGCAGGGGAAGAGTCAGCGTTTAACATTGATGCTTGGGATGGTTATGTGGCAAACCGTCAACGCATCCTTGATTTCTTCTATCAACGCCGACCCTCCAATCCAGTGGTTATCACTGGTGACACTCACTCAAGTTGGGTTAGCGACCTTTTAGCAGACTTCAACAATCCCCATTCTCAGGTTGTAGGGACTGAGTTTGTAGGCACTTCTATTACTTCTGGTTTTGGCGCAAGCGACAGAATTGAAGCGGCTTTACCTGAAAGCCCATGGGTGAAGTATTTCAATGGACGACAACGCGGTTATGTTCGTTGCGACTTGACTCGCGAACGTTGGAGAAGTGATTATAGATTGTTACCACAGTCTGTACCCAACGAACCAAATGTCCCCGATCCTAATGCACCAATTACTACGACTGTATCTTTTGAGCTTCCAAATCAGGGAACAGTAAGACAAGTGTAG